The following proteins are co-located in the Halocatena salina genome:
- a CDS encoding endo-1,4-beta-xylanase, with translation MSNDSSLKEVATDRGFRIGATLNAQSLRNDPSYWKTVRNEFNAITPENALKMGPLRPARNTYDFTDADAIVDFGRANDMYVRGHTLVWHNQLPNWFQAWEYTDEQLETFLRDHIHTVAGRYRATVDAWDVVNEAVADDGTLRETVWADAMGEKYLDRAFRWASEVTDATLYYNDYGADAVNEKSDSIYTLLSNLLERDVPIDGIGLQCHFLGDRPAPESIAENIRRFQELGLDVQITEMDVAFTAGDAPDDRCQEQAAYYRAIAEACLETGCDTLVQWGVNDANSWLRQFKDFPERYTDDPLLFDDNCDPKPAYHALTDTLIDG, from the coding sequence ATGTCGAACGATTCGAGCCTCAAAGAGGTAGCTACCGACCGTGGATTTCGGATCGGTGCCACACTGAACGCACAATCACTTCGAAACGATCCGAGCTACTGGAAGACAGTGAGAAACGAGTTCAACGCGATCACTCCCGAAAACGCCCTGAAGATGGGGCCGCTTCGACCCGCACGAAACACCTACGATTTCACTGATGCCGACGCGATCGTCGATTTCGGGCGGGCAAACGATATGTACGTTCGTGGGCACACACTCGTTTGGCACAACCAACTGCCCAACTGGTTCCAAGCATGGGAGTACACCGACGAACAACTCGAAACCTTTCTTCGGGATCACATCCATACCGTCGCGGGCCGATACCGGGCTACAGTCGACGCTTGGGATGTTGTAAACGAGGCAGTCGCCGACGATGGGACGCTCCGAGAGACAGTCTGGGCGGACGCGATGGGTGAGAAGTATCTCGATCGTGCGTTCCGCTGGGCCAGCGAAGTCACCGACGCGACGCTCTATTACAACGACTACGGTGCCGACGCTGTAAACGAAAAATCTGACAGCATCTACACCCTGCTTTCAAATCTCCTCGAACGCGATGTCCCGATCGACGGCATCGGGCTTCAGTGTCACTTCCTGGGCGACCGACCGGCTCCCGAATCCATCGCGGAGAACATCCGCCGATTTCAGGAGCTTGGGCTCGATGTACAGATCACCGAGATGGACGTCGCATTCACCGCTGGTGATGCTCCCGACGATCGATGCCAAGAACAGGCCGCGTACTATCGAGCGATCGCCGAAGCTTGTTTAGAAACCGGTTGTGATACACTCGTCCAATGGGGAGTGAACGACGCGAACTCCTGGCTACGGCAGTTCAAGGACTTCCCCGAACGATACACGGACGATCCACTGTTGTTCGACGATAACTGTGATCCCAAGCCCGCGTACCACGCCCTCACAGACACATTGATCGACGGCTGA